GCCTGTCATCCCGTATTATCCGCCACGGTACTCGGATACTTTGGGGACTGGCACCCTCCCGCACGTGTACAATTATGAGGTGTGCAGGACCACTGACTCCAGAAAAAGTGACTGTAAAATTGACAGAACTGCTAATCACACCGAGCTGGACCCCTGTTTGACAGGAACCATCCAGATGATAAACAGTCAAAAGAACATCCTGGATGAACCCGACTCTCCTCTTGAGGTTGGTCGATTGTGCTTCATTTGCACTCTGCAGTAAATTATTACATTTGACATGAATGCAAATTCATGATTGTTGATGAACACATAACCACTAGGCAGCAGGCACTTTTCATCTGTTTGTGTAACTGCATACTAGAGCCAGCCACCTGCTTTCATCCTTCTAACAATTAAATTTACTGGATATTATCACTGGCTTCCAGATAGACACTTTATTGAACCCAAAGTAACTTTCAGAATACAAAACAAGTTAAATAAGTCAGTGAATTAGAAGTCAGTAAGCCCTTAAAAAATTGTAAAGACCCAATTTGACTCAACTTCCTGGGTTGTTTGTTGGGTTGCACAAAACCATTTTTGTTACAGAATACAaaccatttcatttcatttttttttttttttttggggaaaaacaaTTCAAAGTTGGGTTAAATGGACCCGACTTCCTGGCtgggtccaatttttaacccagcatttTTTTAACAGCGTATTAGTTTGACCATGCTGTTTCTTTTATTAGTAAGCTACGTATTCTCTTGCATCAGTGGCTTGGGCAGCAACGTGTTTAATCGTTTAAATATGTTTCCTTTCCAATTATGACGTCTGATCTCCCCAATAAATGAAGGCGTCTTCTTGTGGGAGGTTTTCTCATGTGTTTTGCGAGAAAAAATAGAGCATCTCTGCGTGAATGGGGTGTGTGAGTttccagcaccatggacagcgacAGTTAGGCCACTGCTGCACAGCTGGAACTCTCTCTTTGCTTTCAGCGGTTgttcctgttttgttttgtttttctgcaaTATCCTCAATAGCCCGCAATAGAAATTAATATCACTTGACCAAATCTCTCAATTATATGATGTCATTGCACTTTTAGTCAGCATAATGACAGTGGTATTaccgttcctttttttttaaatatattttgttatTATCTTTATTATGCTGTTTTTGGATCAATTTAATATTGAAATAAGATAGACTACTGTATggctttaaacatttttttttagttgcacTTGCGCAATTTGAACTCTACGGGACGCTGTTGGCTAATATTTTTCGGTTGGCCATTTCAAACCTTTTGTCACATTTACTCCCCCTTCGTCTATGCACATCCGCGTCATTTGTGGAAGCGCTGCATCGCAAACGGATATTTCACGCTGGGTCTAAACTCGATTCTCATATTTGGATTCAAAATCATTTACCTTCTTTTTTGGGCGGTGTCTATTTTCAGTGGAGTGGCTTACATAAAGGGAATATAGGACCGTGTCTTTTGTGCAGCTGGGGAATCAGCTCGGACAATGAGACGGCAAGTACTGTTAATGTTCATCTTCTGCCTCGGCTCCGTGATAGGGCAGGTCACTTATTCCATTCCGGAGGAGATGGGGAAAGGATCTTTGATCGGTAACATAGCCCGAGATTTAGGTTTAGACGTCAAGAGGCTGAAGGCGGGCAAAGCACGCATTTACACGGGAGACAGCGCTCAGTATATCGAGCTGAACAGGGAACGAGGAGTCCTCCTTATCAAAGAAAAAATAGACCGCGAGCTACTTTGCAAGCAGACGACGCCTTGTGCGTTGCATTTCCAAATAACACTTGAAAATCCGTTGGAATTATTCCCCATCACGGTGGAAATCACGGACATTAATGACAATGCGCCAGTGTTCCAAAAAGAGGAGAGAAGGTTTGAAATAAGCGAATATACAGTCGTGGGCTCTAAATTTGTGCTGGAAAAAGCATTTGATGCTGACACAGGACTGAATGGGCTCCAGAGATACACCCTGAAGCCGAGCGACAGTTTTGTGCTTAAACTGCACAGTCAGTCAGATGGCAGCAAAAAGGTCGAAATGGTTTTGCAAAAACCACTAGACAGAGAAAAACAAGAGCACGTATCTTTGATTCTGGCGGCCGAGGATGGAGGAGAGCCACAGCTGACGGGAACAATGCAGATCCATGTCACTGTTCTGGATGCAAATGATAATGCGCCAGTATTTAATAAGGCTGTGTACAAAGCAAGCATCACTGAGAACTCGGCGATAGGGACACTTATTACAAAAGTGAGTGCTACAGACGCAGATAAGGGATCAAACGGAGAAGTGACCTATGTGATCGGGAATAGCATGGATACTCTGTCGAAGCTGTTTCACATTACTAGAGAAGGTGATGTCATCCTGAATGGTCTAGTAGATTatgaaaaagagaaaaattATCACATTGATATAGAGGCTATTGATCAAGGGGGGCTTTCTGATTCCAGCAAAATAATAATTGATATAATTGATGTAAATGACAATAGTCCCATTGTGAATATGATCTCATCATCTAACTCAGTGCCAGAAGATGCGCCAGCCAGAACTGTGATAGCGTTAATGAGTGTCAGTGACCCTGATTCTGATGCTAATGGACAGGTTAATTGCTTTATAGGTGAAAATAATCCATTTGCGATAAAAATTACATCTAATAATTTCTATAGTTTAGTGACCGACAGTGATTTAGACAGAGAGCGGGCATGCGAATATAATATCACAGTGACATGCTCAGATGAGGGCGTGCCTTCGCTCTCCAGCAGCGTCACTCTCACCTTGCTCATCTCAGACGTGAATGATAATGCGCCTGTCTTTGAGAGGAGCTCATACGAGGCTTACATTGTGGAAAACAACACACCAGGTCTCTCTATATTCGCAGTAAAAGCCAGTGATGCTGACTGGAACCAGAATGCTCGTGTTTCATACATCCTGGAAGACTCCTCAGTTAACGGGGTGCCAGTCTCCTCATATGTGTCTGTTAGTGCTGAAAGTGGGATCATCCATGCAGTGCGCTCTTTTGACTACGAGCAACTGAAAGACTTCCACTTCCTTGTCAGAGCGCAGGATGGAGGCTCCCCTCCTCTTAGTAGCAACGCAAGCGTTCGCATCCTGATCCAGGACCAGAACGACAACGCCCCACAGGTGCTGTACCCGGTGCAGACGAGTGGCACGCTGCTGGCCGAAATGGTGCCTCGTTCGGCCGACGTGGGCTACCTGGTGACCAAAGTGGTGGCCGTGGATGTGGACTCTGGCCAGAACGCCTGGCTCTCCTATCAAGTGCACAAAGCCACAGATAGGGCGCTGTTTGAAGTGGGCCTCCATAATGGGAAAATCCGAACTGTCCGCCAGGTGACTGATAAAGATGCTGTCAAACAAAGACTGACTGTTGTGGTAGAGGACAACGGGCAGCCCTCTCGTTCAGCCACAGTCATTGTGAACGTGGCAGTGGCCGACAGCTTCCCTGAGGTGCTCTCAGAGTTCACTGACTTGAGCATGCACGACAAGGAGTATAATGACAGGCTGACTTTTTACTTAGTCTTGGCGCTGGCTGTGGTCTCCTTCCTCTTCGTCACCTGCTTGCTGCTCATCATAGCAGTCAAAGTGTACAGGTGGAGACAGTCTCGCGTCCTGTACCACTCCAACCTGCCCGTCATCCCGTATTATCCACCTCGGTACTCTGATACTTTGGCAACGGGGACCCTCCCGCACGTGTACAATTACGAAGTGTGCAGGACCACTGACTCCAGAAAAAGTGACTGTAAATTGGACAGAGCTGGTAGTCACAATGTGCTGTTCACGGACCCCAGTTCTACAGGGACGATGCCGAAGATGCACATTCAAAAGAACATCTTGGATGAACCTGACTCTCCTCTTGAGGTTGGTCACTTGAAATGACTCCCAGTTAGGTCATACTTATCTTACCATCATATTGCAAAGTGTCTTTGTGTTTACACAACTGTAGTGTAACAAACTCTTAGTTAACGCTCCGTGCCTTTATTAAAATTTGATTGTGAATGCATTCATCATATATGCAATAATATGTCCCTTGTTGTAGATTCAGTGGTTCAGCACCACAGATAAAGAGGATGATGAGTGACATTATATGTAGACTAAAGTGTGTTTCACCTGTCGTCTTTAAATTAATGTGAAGAATTATTTGTTAGTTAagttattcagccgtgctttgatttgaggtaaggtgatttattttgaacatGAAATATTTACTGTATCATACATCAGGACCCCTAAGCTTTGCATTACGAAGGCACTAATTTAACTttttggaaaataaatacaacaataTGCAAATACTACAGTACAATACAACATGTAAtcctttttaacttttttttagaaCGTTGTATAAAGCTTAACTAATTTTCTGTCATAATGATACATTGCCAATATATTGCATTACATTTTATGTTAATGTGGCAACTAttgtaaataattttattatttaactaGTATGGAGCGGTCAAACACTTTATCTGCTTCACTGTCATGCTTTCGTGGTCAATTTGGATTCGTGGATCATTTAGGTTACTATAAATTAAGCTTTGTTGTTGtaatcatccattcattttgtaCCACTCGTCCTGCAGTTTCCATTTTGAACTCGCAGGGACGCTATTGTCCATGATGTGCCTTATGCGGTCGGGGTGCGTCCTGTACATCTTAATACGtagaggggaaaaaaggcaAACCATACGAGAGGCTGTCTGGACTGGAGCGTATTTCTCGTTGGAActattttgtgacatttttggatGAATTACCGTCCGAGCTGATTTGCTCATTAGtgggatttttgtctttttatttctattaatgCTGCCCAATTGTGATTTTCTATTTTGAACATGAGGGAAAGGAGAACAATGGGACGGCAAGTAACGCTTTTCACCTCGCTCGTATTCATCAGTGCTACATTCGGACAAATCAACTATTCCATTGATGAGGAAATGCATGTCGGCTCGTTAGTGGGAAATATAGCCGAGGATTTGGCTATTGGCGTGGAGAATCTGAAGTCGCGCAGTGCTCGAGTTTATTTTGGTGATAGCAAGCAATACATCGAGCTGAATAAAGACAGGGGCGTCCTCCTCATCAAGGAGCGAATCGACAGAGAGGCGCTTTGTGCACAGTCTATGCTGTGCGCACTGCACTTCCAGATTATTTTAGAGAGCCCCATCgaattttacaaaataatagCGGAGGTTGTCGACATCAATgacaacgcccccgccttcgagaAAAGTGACATTAAATTCAAAATAAGCGAATCTACCGTGATAGGATCGAAATTCGATTTAGAGCAGGCGGTGGATCTCGACGTTGGAATAAACGGTCTCCAAACGTATCTCCTCCAACCGTCTGATAATTTTGCGTTAAAATTTCACAATCAAGCAGACGGCTCCCGCAGTGTTGAGATGGTGTTGAAGCAGGCTCTTGATAGAGAGAAAAAGGAACATTTGCATCTCGTGTTGACGGCAGTGGATGGAGGAGAGCCGCAGAAGTCGGGCACAATGCAGATTATTATCACTGTCTTAGACGCCAATGATAACGCACCCGTTTTCACAAAGCCCGTATACAAAGCTACTGTTgcagaaaatgcacctaaaggcaCCGTCTTGACTGTAGTTAGCGCATCGGATGCTGATCACGGAGCCAATGGTAAACTAAAGTATTCAATCAGACACAAAATGGATGATGTAAAGCATTTGTTTAATATAAATGAAGACAATGGTGAGGTCACTCTAAAAGGGAATATAGATTACGAAAAAGCTCGCAACTATCAAATTAATGTGCGTGCAAGTGATGATGGGGGACTAACAGACAGCTGCAAGGTTGTAGTTGACATTGTGGATGTGAATGATAACAGCCCGTTGATCAGTGTCATGTCAAAGACAAATGTCATATTTGAAGATGTCAGAAGTGAAACTGTTGTAACGATAATTAACGTTCAAGACCAAGATGATGGTGAAAATGGCAAAGTAGAATGCAGAATAAATCAGAATAGTCCCTTCCTTCTCAAGTCGACTGATAGTAATTTCTACAGTTTAGTGACAGACGGTGATTTAGACAGAGAAAGGTCAGCTGAGTATAATATCACAGTGACGTGCTTTGATGAGGGGGTGCCCTCTCTCTCCAGCAGTGTCACACTAAGCTTGCACATCTCAGATGTGAATGACAATGCGCCTGTCTTTGAGAGGGGCTCATATGAGGCCTACGTTGTGGAAAACAACGCACTAGGTCTTTCCGTATTCACTGTAAAAGCCAGTGATGCTGACTGGAACCAGAATGCTCGTCTTTCATACATCCTGGAGGACTCCTCAGTTAACGGAGTGCCAGTCTCCTCCTACGTGTCTGTTAATGCTGAAAGTGGAGTCATCCATGCAGTGCGCTCTTTTGACTATG
The sequence above is drawn from the Syngnathus scovelli strain Florida chromosome 1, RoL_Ssco_1.2, whole genome shotgun sequence genome and encodes:
- the LOC125988574 gene encoding protocadherin gamma-A3 isoform X47; translation: MRRQVLLMFIFCLGSVIGQVTYSIPEEMGKGSLIGNIARDLGLDVKRLKAGKARIYTGDSAQYIELNRERGVLLIKEKIDRELLCKQTTPCALHFQITLENPLELFPITVEITDINDNAPVFQKEERRFEISEYTVVGSKFVLEKAFDADTGLNGLQRYTLKPSDSFVLKLHSQSDGSKKVEMVLQKPLDREKQEHVSLILAAEDGGEPQLTGTMQIHVTVLDANDNAPVFNKAVYKASITENSAIGTLITKVSATDADKGSNGEVTYVIGNSMDTLSKLFHITREGDVILNGLVDYEKEKNYHIDIEAIDQGGLSDSSKIIIDIIDVNDNSPIVNMISSSNSVPEDAPARTVIALMSVSDPDSDANGQVNCFIGENNPFAIKITSNNFYSLVTDSDLDRERACEYNITVTCSDEGVPSLSSSVTLTLLISDVNDNAPVFERSSYEAYIVENNTPGLSIFAVKASDADWNQNARVSYILEDSSVNGVPVSSYVSVSAESGIIHAVRSFDYEQLKDFHFLVRAQDGGSPPLSSNASVRILIQDQNDNAPQVLYPVQTSGTLLAEMVPRSADVGYLVTKVVAVDVDSGQNAWLSYQVHKATDRALFEVGLHNGKIRTVRQVTDKDAVKQRLTVVVEDNGQPSRSATVIVNVAVADSFPEVLSEFTDLSMHDKEYNDRLTFYLVLALAVVSFLFVTCLLLIIAVKVYRWRQSRVLYHSNLPVIPYYPPRYSDTLATGTLPHVYNYEVCRTTDSRKSDCKLDRAGSHNVLFTDPSSTGTMPKMHIQKNILDEPDSPLEQKPPNNDWRFNQGARPGPSGAAGGPEVAMGTGPWPQPPTEAEQLQALMAAANVSEASGTLGPGTMGLSTRYSPQFTLQHVPDYRQNVYIPGSTATLTSNPQQQQQQQAMAQQASQQALPPPQPGQPEPPKAAQTPASKKKSTKKEKK
- the LOC125988574 gene encoding protocadherin gamma-A3 isoform X36 codes for the protein MRRQVLLMFIFCLGSVIGQVTYSIPEEMGKGSLIGNIARDLGLDVKRLKAGKARIYTGDSAQYIELNRERGVLLIKEKIDRELLCKQTTPCALHFQITLENPLELFPITVEITDINDNAPVFQKEERRFEISEYTVVGSKFVLEKAFDADTGLNGLQRYTLKPSDSFVLKLHSQSDGSKKVEMVLQKPLDREKQEHVSLILAAEDGGEPQLTGTMQIHVTVLDANDNAPVFNKAVYKASITENSAIGTLITKVSATDADKGSNGEVTYVIGNSMDTLSKLFHITREGDVILNGLVDYEKEKNYHIDIEAIDQGGLSDSSKIIIDIIDVNDNSPIVNMISSSNSVPEDAPARTVIALMSVSDPDSDANGQVNCFIGENNPFAIKITSNNFYSLVTDSDLDRERACEYNITVTCSDEGVPSLSSSVTLTLLISDVNDNAPVFERSSYEAYIVENNTPGLSIFAVKASDADWNQNARVSYILEDSSVNGVPVSSYVSVSAESGIIHAVRSFDYEQLKDFHFLVRAQDGGSPPLSSNASVRILIQDQNDNAPQVLYPVQTSGTLLAEMVPRSADVGYLVTKVVAVDVDSGQNAWLSYQVHKATDRALFEVGLHNGKIRTVRQVTDKDAVKQRLTVVVEDNGQPSRSATVIVNVAVADSFPEVLSEFTDLSMHDKEYNDRLTFYLVLALAVVSFLFVTCLLLIIAVKVYRWRQSRVLYHSNLPVIPYYPPRYSDTLATGTLPHVYNYEVCRTTDSRKSDCKLDRAGSHNVLFTDPSSTGTMPKMHIQKNILDEPDSPLEQKPPNNDWRFNQGARPGPSGPHMPYGTHIRWTPKSGTRAAGGPEVAMGTGPWPQPPTEAEQLQALMAAANVSEASGTLGPGTMGLSTRYSPQFTLQHVPDYRQNVYIPGSTATLTSNPQQQQQQQAMAQQASQQALPPPQPGQPEPPKAAQTPASKKKSTKKEKK